AAGCCCCAGAGGTTCTCGTTGTTGCCGTTCCACAGCACCAGGCTGGGGTGGGGCATCAGCCGGACGACGTTCTCGCGTGCCTCGGCCTCGACCTCGCCGCGCAGCGGCTGCTCCTCGGGGTAGGCGGAGCAGGCGAACAGGAAGTCCTGCCAGACCATCAGGCCCAGTTCGTCGCAGATGTCGTAGAACGCCTCGTTCTCGTAGATGCCGCCGCCCCAGATCCTGACCAGGTCGACGTTGGCCTCCGCGGCCTGGGTGAGGCGGGTGCGGTAGCGCTCGGGGGTGACGCGGGTGATCAGGGTGTCGTCGGGGATCCAGTTCACGCCGCGGGCGAAGAGGCGCTCACCGTTGACGACCAGGGTGAAGCCGCTGCCGTGCTCGTCCGGCGAGCGGTCGAGCACGACGGTGCGAAAGCCGATCCGGCGGTTCCAGGTGTCGAGCGCGTCGCCGTCGTGGAGCAGGGTGAGGTCGAGCTCGTACAGGGGCTGCTCCCCGCGGCCGCGGGGCCACCACAGGTCGGCGCCGGGCACCTCGAGGACCAGCACCGCCTCGTCGCCGTCCAGCGCGGCCTGCGCCTCGACGCCCGCGACGACGGCCCGGGCGGTGAGGGGGCGGGCGGCGCCCTGTGCGGTGCGCTCCACGGTGAGGCGCAGCTCCACGCGGCCGGTGCCGTTCTCGACGGTGACCAGCGGACGCACCTGGGCGAGACGGGCGGTGGACCAGTGCTCCAGCCGGGCCGGGCGCCAGATGCCGGAGGTGGGCAGGGTCGGGCCCCAGTCCCAGCCGAAGCTGCTGGCCATCTTGCGGATGTACTGGAACGGCTCGGGGTAGACGTTGGGGCGGGCGCCGGTGAGCGCGAGGACCTCGGCGGCCTCCTGGTAGGGACTGCTGAAGTGGACCTCCAACTCGCCGCCGAGCGCGGTGACGTCGAACCGGTGGCTGCGGTGCATGTTGCGGGTGCGCCCCAGTGCGGTGCCGCCGAGGGAGATCCGGGCGGCGGTGTCGAGGCCGTCGAAGACCAGGTCGGTGCGCTCGTGCGTCCCGGCGGTGGTCACGGTGGTGGTGTAGGTCCACTCCTGCCGGCCGACCCAGGCCACGTCGTTCTCGTTGGTGCCGATCAGTGGGTCGGGGATCAGTCCGGCGTTCAGCAGGTCCGTGTGGACGCAGCCCGGAACCCGGGCGGGCAGGCGCGCTCCCGCGTGGAACAGGGTCCAGCCCTCGTCGAGCTGGGTGACGTCCTTCATGCTGCGGCTCCTGTCGCTGGCCGGGTTCTGGGGTGGGCCCGAGTAAACCTAACCCGCTGAACGACGGCTGTCCATAAACCGGTTATGTAGATCCTGCCCACCACTCGCGCCGCCCGATAATCTGCCATGTACCAGCGAATACTGGTCATCTCGGCCCGGCGAGCCAGCCGGATCGAGGTCAACATCACGAATTCTGCTTTACCGGTTCACTTTCGTCAGGCATAGTTCGGGCAGGGCGGATCGCAGCCGGACGGAGCACAGTCGGACGGGGCGACCGGACCGGGTGTCACGGTCACCCGGACAGGCACTGCGCACACCCGCCGGCGGGGGCGCACACCTCGGCCGCCGGGACGCACCGACGGACACACCGACGCTGACGCCCCGAGGGCGACCGGCGGCGGGAGGCGGCTTCCTCGCGCCGCCGACCGAGCCCTGATGAATCGGTTAATTCGACAGCCCGCAGCAGATGACCTCGGTCCGCTGTCAGCAGCCGGTTAACCGGTTGTCCCGACGGGTGCCGGGTGCGGTGCCGGCGGTGGTCGGGCCCGTAGTAGCTTGGGGTGGAACGTGCGCCTCATCGGTCGGAAGGGTCCTCGTGGATCAGGTGTCCCAGCAGCAGAACCCGCCCGCGCGGCGGCCCACGATCGCCGACATCGCCAGGATCGTCGGCGTGTCGAAGGTGTCCGTCTCCAAC
The sequence above is drawn from the Kitasatospora sp. NBC_00315 genome and encodes:
- a CDS encoding glycoside hydrolase family 2 protein, which translates into the protein MKDVTQLDEGWTLFHAGARLPARVPGCVHTDLLNAGLIPDPLIGTNENDVAWVGRQEWTYTTTVTTAGTHERTDLVFDGLDTAARISLGGTALGRTRNMHRSHRFDVTALGGELEVHFSSPYQEAAEVLALTGARPNVYPEPFQYIRKMASSFGWDWGPTLPTSGIWRPARLEHWSTARLAQVRPLVTVENGTGRVELRLTVERTAQGAARPLTARAVVAGVEAQAALDGDEAVLVLEVPGADLWWPRGRGEQPLYELDLTLLHDGDALDTWNRRIGFRTVVLDRSPDEHGSGFTLVVNGERLFARGVNWIPDDTLITRVTPERYRTRLTQAAEANVDLVRIWGGGIYENEAFYDICDELGLMVWQDFLFACSAYPEEQPLRGEVEAEARENVVRLMPHPSLVLWNGNNENLWGFRDWGWEPELAGGSWGEGYYLGLLPRIVAELDPTRAYSAGSPWSGSWEHHPNDPDHGTHHSWEVWNRQDYADYRDSIPRFVSEFGWQAPPAHATLRRALPGEDLAPDSPGMLHHQKAEDGNGKLNRGVGRHFDLPEDFDRWHYLTQVVQARAVAAGIEHWRSHWPRCAGTVVWQLNDCWPVSSWAAVDGDGRLKPLYHELRRLYADRLLTVQPGTGGAAPEVALVNQAGEPWLTVVTLRRVGSDGVVTAETEAPVTVGARSVVRLAVPRALLPVEGSAKEFLAVDADGLRAVHFAVPDRAFAYERPAFDLTVEPVEHEGDAVDVVVTAHTLLRDLLLQADRISPAAVADRGLVTLLAGEQVRIRVRGGGAVGADAARAALFCVEPS